The DNA region GTCACGAAGTACTTGCCGACGCGGATGTACTCGGTACGCACGCCGGGAATGCGGAACACGATCTCGGTGACCGGCTTCCCGCCGAGCCATTTGTAGGCGAACGAATTGCTCGACGGAGGGTGGCTCTTCATAACCCAGCCGCGCTCGGCCGGAGCGAAGGTCTTTTCCTTCTCGTAGGTGGATTTCGAGGTGCGCCAGTACCAGGACTGGTGCACGTAGGGCCCGTGGGCCGGGTCCATCAGGCCGATGATCGCATTGTCGAGATGGCAGTCGAACTTCACGACATAGGTGAAGTTGGGGCTCGCCTCACCCGCGCCGGGCACCTCGGGCGGGCCGAACTCCGGCTCGGGCGCTTCCGACAGGGCCGCACCCTCCACGGGACCGGAGGCGATGAACACCCAGACCAGCCCGTTGCGCTCGCGCACCGGGTAGCGGCGCACCCGGATCTTGGAGATGTCCATCTCCTGGCCCGAGACCAGGGAGGGGATGGCGGTACAACGCCCTTCCGGGCCGAAGCGCCAGCCGTGATAGGGACATTCCACCTCGTTGCCGCCGGCGACCATGCGCCCGTAGGAGAGCGGAATGCCGCGGTGCGGGCAGATGTCGCGCAGGGCGAAGGCACGCCCCCCGGCGTCGCGGGCGAACAGGATGGGCTGGCCCATGATGATCTTGCGCACCGGCTTGCCGCGCTTCAATTGCGCGGCCGGCAGGCCGAGATACCAGATATCGGTGAGAAAGCCGGTCGAATCGAGCATCGCGAAAAATCCGCTGAAACGGGAGGGACTTTGACTAACCCGTCCGGCGGCGGGTGGCCAGTGCGCCCTTTCGCCCTACTCCGCGTTCAGCGCATAACCCGCCGAGCGCACGGTGCGGATCGGGTCGGGTCCCTCCACCTTGCCGAGCGCCTTTCTGAGCCGGCCGATATGGACGTCGACCGTGCGGGCCTCGACATAGACGTCCGCGCCCCACACCGCGTCGAGCAGCTGCTCGCGCGAGAACACGCGCCCGGGATGCTGCATCAGATAGTCCAGCAGGCGGAACTCAGTCGGCCCGAGATGGATCTCCTCGCTCTTGCGCAGCACGCGGTGCGACACCCGGTCGATCGTGATGTCGCCGTGCGTGACCTTGTCGTCGGCGAGACCGGGCCGGATCCGGCGCAGCACGGCGCGCACCCGGGCGAACAGCTCCTTCATCAGGAAGGGCTTGACGATGTAGTCGTCCGCGCCGGTGTCGAGGCCGCGGATGCGGTCGGCCTCCTCGCCGCGGGCGGTCAGCATGATGATGGGGATGTTGCGCGTCTCCTGCCGGCCGCGCAGGCGCCGGCAGACCTCGATGCCGGACACCTTGGGGAGCATCCAGTCGAGAAGGATCACGTCGGGCTGGCGCTCCTCGACCAGCATGATGGCCTCCTCGCCGTCCGCGGCGAGGGAGACCCGGAAGCCTTCCTTCTTGAGATTGTACTGAAGCAGCTCTGCAAGCGCGTCTTCGTCCTCGACGACCAGAACGTGCGGCGTCATCTCCCCCGGTCCTTCTATTCAGGCAGTTCCGGCCGCGGGCCGCGCGGGCGTTCGCCCTTCAGCTCGGTACCGGTGACCGCATAGTGGATTTCCTCGGCAATGTTGGTGGCGTGATCGCCAATCCGTTCCAGGTTCTTGGCGATGAAGAGCAGGTGCGCGCCAGGACCGACCAGCGCCTTGTCCTCCATCATCTGGGCGATGACGTCGCGGAACAGGGCGTTGTAGTGCTCGTCCACGTCCTCGTCGCGCTCCCAGACGCCGACCGCGTGCTTGATCTCGCCGCTGGCATAGGCGTCGAGCACCTGGCGCAGATGGCCCTGCACCAGCAGGCCCATGCGCTCCACGGCCGGGGTGGCGGGCAGCGGATCGGTCTTGTTGAGCACCTTGGTGCGCCGCGCGGTCGACTTGGCGAGATCGCCGATGCGTTCCAGGTCGGACACGATCTTCAGCGCCGCGATGACGATCCTGAGATCGCTCGCCATGGGCTGGCGCAGGGCGAGCAGGCGCACGATCTGCTTCTCGATCTCGCGCTGCATCGCATCGATGCGCGCATCGCCCTCGACGACCTTGGCAGCCAGCTCGGCATCCCGGTTGAGCACCGCCTCCATGGCGCGCGAAACGGCGTCCTCGGCGAGACCGCCCATGCTTGAGACGTCCGCGGTCAGCTTCTCCAGCTCCTCGGAGAAGGCCTTCACGGTATGCTGGTGCTTGCTCAGTTCGTTCATGGCGAACGCTTTCTGTTGTCATTGGCCGCGTTTCTGGCGCGCGGCTCGGGTGTGATCAGCCGAAGCGGCCGGTGATGTAGTCCTGGGTGCGGCTGTCGTGCGGGTTTGTGAACATCGCCTCGGTCGGCCCGTACTCGACGAGATGGCCGAGGTGGAAGAAGGCGGTCATCTGGCTCACCCGCGCGGCCTGGGCCATCGAGTGGGTGACGATGATGATGCAGTAGTTCTCGCGCAGCTCGTCGATCAGCTCCTCGATGCGCGCGGTGGCGATCGGGTCGAGCGCGGAACACGGCTCGTCCATCAGGATGACCTCCGGATTGACCGCGATGGCCCGCGCGATGACGAGGCGCTGCTGCTGGCCGCCCGACAGCGAGGTGCCCGGCGCGCCGAGACGGTCGGAGACCTCGTTCCACAGCCCGGCCTTCTTCAGGCTCTCCTCCACGATCGCGTCGAGCTCGTCGCGCCCGGAAGCGAGGCCGTGGATGCGCGGCCCGTAGGCGACATTGTCGTAGATGCTCTTCGGGAACGGGTTCGGCTTCTGGAACACCATGCCGACGCGGGCGCGCAGCACGACCGGATCGACGGAGCGGGCATTGACCTCCTCGCCGTCGATCTTCACCGAGCCGGCCACCCTGGCGGTCTCGATCGTGTCGTTCATGCGGTTGATGCAGCGCAGGAAGGTCGACTTGCCGCAGCCGGACGGGCCGATGAAGGACGTCACGGACCGGTCGGGAATCTCTATCGAGACGCCGTGCAGCGCGGCCTTGTCGCCATAGGTCACGGTGACCTTTTCGGTCGCGACCTTGACCGGGCCGGGCAGCGGATCGTCGTGATAGACGGTCGCCTCGTTCGCGCGCGTCTGGGCAGTATCGTTCACGCTTACCATCTCCGTTCGAAGCGGCGGCGCAGATAGATCGCGACCGCATTGAAGAGCACCATGAGGACGAGCAGGATCAGGATCGCCGCAGCGGTCTTGGCCTCGAAGGCGCGCTCCGCGCCGCTCGACCAGAGGAAGATCTGGACCGGCATCACCGTCGCCGGCTCGGTCAGCCCGCTCATGCCGAGCGTCGGGGGGTCGGCGATGAAGGCGACCATGCCGATCATCAGGAGCGGCGCGGTCTCCCCCAGCGCCTGGGCCAGGCCGATGATCGAGCCGGTCATGATGCCGGGCATCGCCATCGGCAGCACGTGGGCGAACACCGCCTGGGTGCGCGAGGCCCCGACGCCGAGCGCGGCTTCCCGGATCGAGGGGGGCACGGCCTTGAGCGCCGCTCTCGAAGAGATGATGACGGTGGGCAGCGTCATCAAGGCCAGCACGAAGCCGCCGACCAGCGGGGCCGATCGCGGCATGCCGAACAGATTGATGAAGACTGCAAGGCCCAGCAGGCCGAAGACGATGGAAGGCACTGCGGCGAGGTTGTTGATGTTGACCTCGATGAGATCGGTGAAGCGGTTCTTCGGCGCGAACTCTTCCAGATAGATCGCCGTGCCGACCCCTACGGGGACCGCCATCAGCATGGTCACGATCATCGTCAGTACCGAGCCGATGATCGCGCCGCGCACGCCGGCGAGCTCGGGCTCCCGGCTGTCGGCGTTGGTGAAGAGCAGCCAGTTGGGTCCGCTCGTGACCAGGCCGCGCTCCTCGAGCACACGTGTCCACACGATCTGCGCATCGGAGATGCGCCGGCCGGCCGGCGGCGTCTCGAGACGCCATTCGGTCCAGCTGGACAGGGTACCGGCGGCGTCCGGCGCGATCAGCACCGTGCCTTCGGCCGTGCGGCCTCCATCGAAGATGCGTTCGATCTTAACCACCCCGTCGCCGGCACGCACCATGAGGCTCGCCATCTGCGGGCCCAGCGCGATTTCCGCGCCCTCTTCGAGGCGCGCGCGCAGGGCCTCGGCCTCGACGCGGGCGCGTTCGGCCTCGGCCTGCGCGGCGGCGCGCTCGTCCTCTGTGACGGCGGCCTCGGCCCGGGCCGCGGCATCTCTCGCGCGCGCCTCGGCCGCTTCGGCGGCCGCCACGATGTCCTCGCGCAGCCCGGCGAGGAAGGGCTCGAAGACCGGCGCCTGTGCAGTCAGCGTGGCGTCGCCGCCGTCCAGGACGAGTTCGATCGGTGTCTGGTGCCCGATGAAGCGCTCGCCCGTCGTCAGACCCTTCAGATAGAGGTCCGCATCGTCGGAGATCGGCATCGAGAACTCGATCGTCTCTCCGACGAGATCGGGATTCTCCACCACCTGGCGCAGCAGCGTCGCGGCATTCACGGCCGTGTAGAGGCCGAACAGCTCGCGCAGCTCGCTGCGCCCCGTGACGGAAGGAAACTGGTCCTGCAGGGACAGCTGCAGCAGGCGATTATAGCTGCCCGCGCGCAGGGACTGTTCGCTGCGATCTCCCTGCGGGTCGGCCATCTCCTCCTGGATCGTCACCGGCAGGGTGAGCGTGTACTGCGTGAAGGCGGGGATGGCCTGCAGCACGATCGAACCGATCAGCACGACGAGAAAGACGACGGCGAGCGCGATCGCGCCGATGCCATAGGCCTGGAATCGCCGCTCTGCCCGGTGGCGGCGGGCGAGGCGGCGCTCGACGGCGGCGCGGATCGAGCTCTGGTCGGGCGCGTCAGTCATATTTTTCCCGGTAACGCTGCACCACGCGCAGGGCGATGATGTTGAGGATGAGGGTGAGCACGAAGAGCACGAGGCCGAGCGCGAAGGCCGAGAGGGTCTTCGGACTGTCGAATTCCTGGTCGCCGGTCAGCAGCATGACGATCTGCACGGTGATCGTGGTCACGCTCTCGAGCGGGTTCGCGGTCAGGTTGGCGCCCTGGCCGGCGGCCATCACCACGATCATGGTTTCTCCGACCGCACGCGAAATCGCCAGCAGCACCGCGCCGACGATGCCAGGCAGGGCGGCCGGCATCACCACCTGGCGCACGGTCTCCGACTTGGTGGCGCCCATCGCATAGGCCCCGTCTCGCAGGGACTGGGGCACCGCGTTGATGACGTCGTCGGCGAGCGATGAGACGAAGGGGATGATCATCACGCCCATCACCAGACCGGCCGCGAGCGCGCTCTGGGTGACCGCGTCCTCGTAGCCGAGGAAGAGCAGCGCGTCGCGCAGGAGCGGCCCGACGGTGAGGAGCGCGAAGAAGCCGTAGACCACCGTGGGGATGCCGGCGAGAATCTCGAGGACGGGCTTGGCCCAGGCGCGCAGGCCCGGCCCGGCGTATTCGGACAGGTAGATAGCCGCGAACAGGCCGACCGGAACGGCCACGATCATCGCGATGAGGGTGATCAGGGCCGTGCCGGCGAACAGCGGCACCGCGCCGAAGGCGCCGGACTGGCCGATCTGGCCCTCGCGGATCGCGATCTGCGGGCTCCACTGCGTGCCGAACAGGAACTCGGTGACGCGCCAGTCGATGGCGGAAAAGAAGCGAATCGACTCGAACAGCAGGGACAGGACGATTCCGACCGTCGTCGCCACGGCAATCACCGAGGCGCACAGGAGCACGAAGGAGATCGCCCGCTCGACGCGGTTGCGCGCGCGGAAGCTCGCCGAGACGCGGCCGCGGGCATAGCTGAGCCCGCCGATCGCGATGGCGAGCGCCCCCAGTCCGATGGCATACTTGAACAGTTGCTCGTAAGGGCGCAGCGCGCTGGCGAGCGCGCGGACCTCCGGGGTGTCCTGGCTTGCCACCCCTTCCTCGAAGGCCAGTGCGCGTGCATCCCGGACCATGACCTGCCGTCGCTCCGGACCGAGACGCTCGTAGAGGAAGCCGGCGCGCGCGGACGCGTCTTCAGCACTTTCCAGCACGGTCTGCGCAAGCGCCTCGCGCCGCGCCTCGATCTCCGCTGCGAGCGCGTTCGCCTGCGAGGATGCCGCCGACAGGCGTTCGGCCGGGGCCTGCGCCGGGAAGCCTGCCTCGGCAGCAAGCATCTGCCGCCCGTCCGCGAGCGCCTCCTCGGCGCGCCCGGCCTGACCGCGCATGCTGGCGAGTTCCGCCTGCAGCGCGGCAATCTGCTCGTCCTGGCCGATCTCCTGCTCGTAGCGCGCCTCGAGCGGTGCGGCGGCGCGCTGCAGTTCGGACAGGGCGAGGGAATTGACGAGATCGGCGCCGAACATGCCGTAGAGCGTGAGCAGCAGGAAGGCCGGCGCGCCGGTCCACAGGGCGATGTAATAGCCGTAATAGCTCGGCAGGGAGTGCAGCCGGGCCGGGCGCCCTTCGCTCACGGCGAGCGCGCGCCGGCGCCCGACGAGAAAGCCGACGGCGGTCAGGACCAGCAAGATCAGCGCGGTGAACAGGGATACCTGCATGAATCGTCCGAATGCGTCGCGATCGGGAACCGCGCCTGCATGCCCACGGGACATCCACGCGCAGGGGGCCCTTTCGGGCGCGGCGGACCATGAAGAGGATCGGCTTACGAAATATGACAGGTCTGCTACGGTTTTGTGACACCCGCGGGCCTGTCTGGTGACAGCCTATTCCGCCGCCTCGCCCCTGCCGGGCTCACGCGATGCGGTGTCGCCCGTCTGCGCCGCCTGCCGCATCGGGAAGAAGACCGAGAAGACCGAGCCCTTCTCCGGTGCGCTTTCCACAGTGAAGCCGCCGCGGTGGCGCGTCACGATATGCTTGACGATGGCAAGGCCAAGCCCGGTGCCGGAGGTGGGGCTGCTCTTCTGTCCGCCGACTCGGAAGAAGCGCTCCGACAGGCGCGGCAGGTAGCGCCTGTCGATTCCCTTGCCCCGGTCCTGGACACGCACGACGCCGTAGCGCGAATCGGTGCTCAGCGGCGGCGCGGCGATGGTCAGCCGGCCGGACTCATCCGATATCCGCGTCTCGGCGTGTTCCGAAGCGTCGCGCGTCAGCCCGCCGTGAACGCTGATACACACCCGGCCAGCGTCCTCGGAATACTTCAAGGCGTTCTCCACCAGGTTCTCGATCACCTCGTAGAGCTGGTCGCGCTCGCCCTGCACCAGGACCGGTCCGTCGGGCCGGCGCAGTTCGAGCGAGATGCCGCGCGGCTCGGCCACGGGGGACAGCGCATTGACGACCTCGCGCGCGAGTTCGGCGAGATCGGCCTCCCCGGACGGGGCGAGGTGCTCGTTCATCTCCACCCGGCTCAGCGACAGGAGATCGTCGATCAGCCGGCGCATCCGCTCGGTCTGATCGTACATGATGGACAGGAAGCGCTCCTGCGCGTCCGGGTCCTCACGCGCCGGCCCGCGCAGCGTCTCGATGAACCCCGAAAGCGAGGCGAGCGGCGTCCTCAGTTCGTGGCTCGCATTGGCGAGGAAGTCGGCGCGCATGCGTTCGGCGCGCTTGGAGGACGTATCGTCGGCCAGCACCAGCATGGCCCGCCACGGCATCGGTCCGGGCAGGTCGAGGCGGATCGGCTCGACGAAGGCGCGCACATGGCTCTCGATCGGGGCCAGGGTGGAATATTCCACCGACTGGCCCTTTTCCCCGCGCAGCGCGGCGCTCACCGCCTCGAGAACACGCGGCTGACGCAGGCTCGCCGAGAGCAGGCCGCCTTCCGCGCCCAGGCCGAGGAACGCGCGCGCCGCCGGGTTGGCCCGCTCGATGCGCCCGCCCACCCCGATCAACAGGACCGGCACGGATATGCGCTCGAGCATCAGCTCGGCGACCTCCGCGCCGGCCGGGCGCATCGGCCGGACGGCCGCCGGTTCGACCTGCGGCTGGGCGGAGGTGATCGCGGTCAGGTAATAGACGAAGGCAAGCGCCGCGAGCGCCAGGGAAGCCCCGAAAAACGGGGCGAAGTCGATCGTGCCCGCCGCGAGCAGCACGGCAAGGATCAGCACCCCCAGCCCGCAGGTCGCCGCGACATCCCGACGCCGCGGCCGGTCGGGCGGCGGCTTGGACCAGTGCGAAGCCTTGTCTCGAGTTGATGCCATGAACGGTAGATAACATGTGTTCATGACGGCGCGGTATGGGGTTGTCACATTTCCACACTGCCAAGATGAATTTTCTGTAATTCGAGAGATTTTTAGCGTTTTTCGATAAAAGTTTGTTGACTTTCGGGATTGCCGCGATAGGGTCGGCGACGGTCGATTAAGAAAACAACATAAAGGAGAGGCCCTTGCTCCGGCAGAGTCTGCTCATAACTGCGTCCCTCACCCTCGCCGCCTGTGCCGGGGTGCCCGATCTCGCACAACCGCCTGTGCTCGATGCACCGGGCGAGTTCCGGTCCGAGCCGGAGCAGGCGCTGCCCGCGCCCGGCGACTGGGTTGCCGGATTCGGCGACCCTGCGCTCACCGCGCTCATCGCCGAGGCACTCGCCGCCAATCCAACGGTGGAGGCTGCCGAGGCAAGCCTGGCGGCGGCACGCGCCTCCGCACGCGCCGCCGGAGCGAGCCGTCTGCCCTCGGTCGAGGCGAGCTCGGGCGCGAGCGCCAGCGATACCCCGACCGGCTCGAGAGAGACATACAGCCTCGGGCTGAACCTCTCCTGGCAGGTCGACGTCTGGGGCCGGCTGACCGACCAGGCGCGCGCCGGCGCGCTCGGCGCCGAGGCCGCCGCGGCCGATCTGTACGGCGCGCGGCTGACCATCGCCGGCGCCACCGTGAAGAGCTGGTTCGCCCTCATCGAGGCGCGCGAGCAGACCGAACTCGCCCAGCGCGATGTCGACACGCGCACCCGGCAGCTGGAAATCGTCCAGCGCCGCTTCGAACGGGGCGTGGCACGCTCCTCCGACGTGAGAACGGCCCGCTCGGCGCTGGCCATTTCCCAGGCGACGCTCGCCAGCCGCGAACGCTTCGAGGCCGCCTCCGCGCGCGCGCTCGAAGCCCTGCTCGGGCGCTATCCGGGCAACACCATTTCCCATGCCGGGAGCCTGCCGCAGCTGGCACCGCTGCCCGAGCCCGGCACGCCGCAGACCCTGATCGAACGCCGGCCCGACATCGTCGCCGCCGAGGCGCGCCTGGCCGCCGCCGGCTACTCGGCCTCCGCCGCGCGCAAGGCGCTCTATCCGGGCCTGTCGATCGGCGGCGGGGCGTCGAACCAGGTCTCCGACGCCGGCGACCTGCTCGATCCCGATTTCCTCGTCGAGACCGTCTCGGCCTCGATCCTCGCGCCGATCTTCCGCGGCGGCGCCCTGCGTGCCGAGCGCGACCGCACCGAGGCCGTCGCCCGCCAGCTTGCCGCCCGCTATGTCGATACCGCGCTGACCGCGCTGCGCGAGGCCGAGGATGCGATCCATGCCGACCACACGCTGGAGCAGCGCGTGGAGGCCCTGATCGTCGCCCAGAGCGAGGCCCGGGCCGCGCTCGACCTGGTCGAGCGCCAGTATGCCAGCGGCGTCGCCACGATCTTCGAGCTGATCGACGCGCAGACGCGCCTCATCAATGCCGAAGCCCAGCTGATCACGGCCCGGCGCGAGCGCGCCGCCAACCGGGTCGATCTCCATCTCGCCATCGCCGGGGACTTCGCCGCCGGCGGCGGCATCACCGGCGCCAGCAACTAGAACGCCTGCAGAGCGAATACAGAAAAAAGAAACGAGGTTGGTCATGAGCAAGCTTGTCGGTCGTCTGACCCTATTCGGCGCCCCCCTTCTGGTCGGCGCCCTCTTCATCGTCCTTTTCACGGTGCTCTTCGCCACGAAGCCCGAACCCGAGCGCGCCGAGGTAGAACCCCGTCCCTCCGCCGTCTTCGTCGCGCAGGCCGAGGCCGAGCCGGTCCAGCTCGTCGTGCGCACGCAGGGCGAGGTCCGTCCCCTGACGGAGATCGATCTCACCGCGCAGGTCGCGGGGCGGATCGACTACGTCGCGCCGAACTTCGTCCAGGGCGGCTTCTTCCGCGCCGGCGAGACGCTGGTGCGCCTGGAAGACGCCGATTACCGCCTGGCCGTGACCCGCGCCGAGGCGCTCGTCGCCCAGCGCCGCCAGCAGCTCACCCGCGAGGAGGCCGAGGCCGAACTCGCCGCCGAGGAATGGGAATCGCTGGGCGAAGGGGAGGCCTCCCCGCTCACCCTGCGCGTACCCCAGCTCGAAGAGGCGCGCGCCCAGCTCGCCGCGGCCGAGGCGAGCCTCGCCGAGGCGCGGCTCAACCTGTCGCGCACCCGAATCTCCGCCCCGTTCGACGGGCGCGTGCGCGCCAAGCTGGCCGATCTCGGCCAGTATGTCGGGCCGGGCACGCGCATCGGGCGCGTCTTCTCCACCGGCAAGGCGGAAATCCGCCTGCCGCTCAGCGATTCGGAGCTGGAAACGCTCGGCATGCCGCTCGCCTTCCAGGCCAGCGAGGAGGTCGACGGTCCGGACGTGACCCTGTCGGCGGTACTCGCCGGCGAACGCCGCGAGTGGCAGGGCGAGGTGGTGCGCACCGACAGCGCCATCGATCCCCAGACCCGCACGCTCTACGCCATCGTCGAGGTGGACGATCCCTACGGGAGTGCCGCCGAGGCGGCCGGTGCGCCGCTTGCCATGGGCCTGTTCGTCGAGGCGGCGATCGAGGGCCGCGCGATCGAGCGCGCCTATGTCCTGCCGCGCAGCGCGCTGCGCGGGGAGAACGAGATCTATGTCGCCAACCGCGACGGCACGCTCTCCATCCGCACCGCCGAGGTGATCGACGCCAATTCCGACGAGGTCGTCCTGGCCTCGGGCGTTCAGGAGGGCGAGCACGTCGTGATCTCGCCCATCCGCGCCGCGGCGGAGGGCATGCGCATCACCCCGCTCGGCCCGGACGGCGAGCCGCTCGACGGCTTCGGCCCGAGCGAGCCCGAGGATGAGAGCCAATCCGACACCACCGGCGAAGACGCCGCCACCGTGGCGCGCGCGGGCTGAGCCCGGCCGCGCACCCGAGCAAACGCGTCAAGGAGCACACCATGGTCCAGAGACCTGAAGAGCAGACACATCGCGGAATTCTCGCCTGGTGGGCGCGCAATTCCGTCGCCGCGAACCTCCTGATGATGATCGCCCTCATCGGTGGCGTGATCGGCTTCTTCTCCATGCAGAGGGAGAACAACCCGGCCGCCACCTTCCCGGGCGCGACCATCTCCATGTCCTGGCCGGGCGCCTCGCCGCAGGACGTGGAGGAGCAGATCATCGTGCGCATCGAGGAGGCGCTGTCCGACCTCGACGGCGTGGAGGAGATCACCGCCACCGCCAGCGAGGGCTCCGCCCGCGTCTGGGTCGAGGGCAAGTCGAGCGTGGACAAGGACTGGTTCGTCGACGAGATCGAGCGCCGCGTGAACACGGTGAACAACCTGCCGCGCGACGCCTATCGCCCGATCGTCAGCCAGTGGATGAACCAGGACCAGATCGCCGGCTTCGCCCTGCACGGGGATATCGACCGGCGCGAGCTGCAGCGCATCGCGCGGGAAATCCGCGACGAGGTCTCCACGACCGTACCCGAGGTCTCGCTCGTGGACATCATGGGCGTCCTGCCCGAGGAGGTCGCGATCGAGGTGTCCGAGGCGAGCATGCGCCGCTACGGCATCACCTTCTCCGAGGTCGCGCGCGCCATCGCCAACTCCTCGATCAACACCTCCGCGGGGTCGGTGCGCACCGATCTCGGCGACGTGCGCATCACCGCGCGCGAGCTCGCCGACACCCGCGAGGAGTTCGAGAACATCGTGGTGCGCCAGACCCCCGAAGGCGGCACGATCCGCGTCGGCGACGTGGCCACGGTCATCGACAATCTCGCCGACGCCAATCTCAACGCCACCTTCAATGGCCAGCAGATGGTGATCATCGCCGTGCGCTCCACGGGCAATTCGGACATCATCACCGTCTCCAACGGGCTGAAGGCCTATATGGAGCGCAAGAACGAGGAATTGCCGGATTCCGTCCAGCTGTCGGAATGGTGGGACGGGGCCGACCAGTTCAACTCCCAGCTCACCGTGATCGGCAATTCCGCACTGATGGGCCTCGGCCTGGTCCTCCTGGTCCTGATCCTGTTCCTGCGCCCGATCGTGGCGTTCTGGGTGACGGTGGGCATCGCGGTCGCCTTCGCCGGCGCCTTCATGGTGCTGCCGATGCTCGGCATCACGCTGAACTTCCTGTCGCTCTTCGCCTTCCTGATCGTGATCGGGGTGGTCGTGGACGACGCCATCATCGTCGGCGAGAACATCCACAACCGCGTGGAACGCGGCGAGGAAGGCCTCACCGCCGCCGTCGTCGGCGTGCAGATGGTCGCCAAGCCGGTGATCTTCGCGGTGATCACCACCATGATGGCGTTCGCGCCCTGGATGATGCTGTCCGGCCCGGAGGTGCAGTTCACCGGCCAGATCTCAATCGTCATCATCACGGCGCTCGCCTTCTCGCTGATCGAATCCCTCCTCATCCTGCCGGCCCACCTCTCCCATATCGGGCCGCAGAAGACGGACGGCTTCTTCGGACCGTTCATCAAGCTGCAATCGGGTCTGGCCGACAGCCTGACGAGCTTTGCACGCAACGTGTACGGCCCGCTGCTCGCCTTCTCGATCCGCCAGCGCTACGCCACGATCGCGCTGTTCATCGGCGTGTT from Marinicauda algicola includes:
- a CDS encoding aromatic ring-hydroxylating oxygenase subunit alpha; the encoded protein is MLDSTGFLTDIWYLGLPAAQLKRGKPVRKIIMGQPILFARDAGGRAFALRDICPHRGIPLSYGRMVAGGNEVECPYHGWRFGPEGRCTAIPSLVSGQEMDISKIRVRRYPVRERNGLVWVFIASGPVEGAALSEAPEPEFGPPEVPGAGEASPNFTYVVKFDCHLDNAIIGLMDPAHGPYVHQSWYWRTSKSTYEKEKTFAPAERGWVMKSHPPSSNSFAYKWLGGKPVTEIVFRIPGVRTEYIRVGKYFVTSLTVVTPIDEKTTEVTQLLYWDHPVLKVFKPLMVAFSKAFLNQDRVIVEKQNEGLRFNPRLMLIPDADTQAKWYFRMKKNWADAGGDPARFDNPVKGETTLRWKS
- the phoB gene encoding phosphate regulon transcriptional regulator PhoB; amino-acid sequence: MTPHVLVVEDEDALAELLQYNLKKEGFRVSLAADGEEAIMLVEERQPDVILLDWMLPKVSGIEVCRRLRGRQETRNIPIIMLTARGEEADRIRGLDTGADDYIVKPFLMKELFARVRAVLRRIRPGLADDKVTHGDITIDRVSHRVLRKSEEIHLGPTEFRLLDYLMQHPGRVFSREQLLDAVWGADVYVEARTVDVHIGRLRKALGKVEGPDPIRTVRSAGYALNAE
- the phoU gene encoding phosphate signaling complex protein PhoU, which produces MNELSKHQHTVKAFSEELEKLTADVSSMGGLAEDAVSRAMEAVLNRDAELAAKVVEGDARIDAMQREIEKQIVRLLALRQPMASDLRIVIAALKIVSDLERIGDLAKSTARRTKVLNKTDPLPATPAVERMGLLVQGHLRQVLDAYASGEIKHAVGVWERDEDVDEHYNALFRDVIAQMMEDKALVGPGAHLLFIAKNLERIGDHATNIAEEIHYAVTGTELKGERPRGPRPELPE
- the pstB gene encoding phosphate ABC transporter ATP-binding protein PstB, with amino-acid sequence MVSVNDTAQTRANEATVYHDDPLPGPVKVATEKVTVTYGDKAALHGVSIEIPDRSVTSFIGPSGCGKSTFLRCINRMNDTIETARVAGSVKIDGEEVNARSVDPVVLRARVGMVFQKPNPFPKSIYDNVAYGPRIHGLASGRDELDAIVEESLKKAGLWNEVSDRLGAPGTSLSGGQQQRLVIARAIAVNPEVILMDEPCSALDPIATARIEELIDELRENYCIIIVTHSMAQAARVSQMTAFFHLGHLVEYGPTEAMFTNPHDSRTQDYITGRFG
- the pstA gene encoding phosphate ABC transporter permease PstA; the protein is MTDAPDQSSIRAAVERRLARRHRAERRFQAYGIGAIALAVVFLVVLIGSIVLQAIPAFTQYTLTLPVTIQEEMADPQGDRSEQSLRAGSYNRLLQLSLQDQFPSVTGRSELRELFGLYTAVNAATLLRQVVENPDLVGETIEFSMPISDDADLYLKGLTTGERFIGHQTPIELVLDGGDATLTAQAPVFEPFLAGLREDIVAAAEAAEARARDAAARAEAAVTEDERAAAQAEAERARVEAEALRARLEEGAEIALGPQMASLMVRAGDGVVKIERIFDGGRTAEGTVLIAPDAAGTLSSWTEWRLETPPAGRRISDAQIVWTRVLEERGLVTSGPNWLLFTNADSREPELAGVRGAIIGSVLTMIVTMLMAVPVGVGTAIYLEEFAPKNRFTDLIEVNINNLAAVPSIVFGLLGLAVFINLFGMPRSAPLVGGFVLALMTLPTVIISSRAALKAVPPSIREAALGVGASRTQAVFAHVLPMAMPGIMTGSIIGLAQALGETAPLLMIGMVAFIADPPTLGMSGLTEPATVMPVQIFLWSSGAERAFEAKTAAAILILLVLMVLFNAVAIYLRRRFERRW
- the pstC gene encoding phosphate ABC transporter permease subunit PstC — its product is MQVSLFTALILLVLTAVGFLVGRRRALAVSEGRPARLHSLPSYYGYYIALWTGAPAFLLLTLYGMFGADLVNSLALSELQRAAAPLEARYEQEIGQDEQIAALQAELASMRGQAGRAEEALADGRQMLAAEAGFPAQAPAERLSAASSQANALAAEIEARREALAQTVLESAEDASARAGFLYERLGPERRQVMVRDARALAFEEGVASQDTPEVRALASALRPYEQLFKYAIGLGALAIAIGGLSYARGRVSASFRARNRVERAISFVLLCASVIAVATTVGIVLSLLFESIRFFSAIDWRVTEFLFGTQWSPQIAIREGQIGQSGAFGAVPLFAGTALITLIAMIVAVPVGLFAAIYLSEYAGPGLRAWAKPVLEILAGIPTVVYGFFALLTVGPLLRDALLFLGYEDAVTQSALAAGLVMGVMIIPFVSSLADDVINAVPQSLRDGAYAMGATKSETVRQVVMPAALPGIVGAVLLAISRAVGETMIVVMAAGQGANLTANPLESVTTITVQIVMLLTGDQEFDSPKTLSAFALGLVLFVLTLILNIIALRVVQRYREKYD
- a CDS encoding sensor histidine kinase codes for the protein MASTRDKASHWSKPPPDRPRRRDVAATCGLGVLILAVLLAAGTIDFAPFFGASLALAALAFVYYLTAITSAQPQVEPAAVRPMRPAGAEVAELMLERISVPVLLIGVGGRIERANPAARAFLGLGAEGGLLSASLRQPRVLEAVSAALRGEKGQSVEYSTLAPIESHVRAFVEPIRLDLPGPMPWRAMLVLADDTSSKRAERMRADFLANASHELRTPLASLSGFIETLRGPAREDPDAQERFLSIMYDQTERMRRLIDDLLSLSRVEMNEHLAPSGEADLAELAREVVNALSPVAEPRGISLELRRPDGPVLVQGERDQLYEVIENLVENALKYSEDAGRVCISVHGGLTRDASEHAETRISDESGRLTIAAPPLSTDSRYGVVRVQDRGKGIDRRYLPRLSERFFRVGGQKSSPTSGTGLGLAIVKHIVTRHRGGFTVESAPEKGSVFSVFFPMRQAAQTGDTASREPGRGEAAE